The genomic DNA CTTCAACCGCGCCACGGCCGCCGACATGGCGCTGCGCGAGCGGCGGCTGGCCTTCCACATCGGCGAGTCGCCGCCGGTGGTGACGCGCTACGTGGTGAAGCGCTGAGCGGCCCGCAGCGGCTTCAGTGGAAGAACTGCAGCCGCGTGAGGAAGGTATGGCCGCCCTCTGCCGCCATCAGCCCGACCAGCACCAGCAGGCACAGGGGCGGCACCAGGATGGCATAGACCAGCGACAGCCGCTCCCAGGCCATGTGCATGAAGACCGCGACGATCAGCCCCGCCTTCAGCAGCATGAAAGTGATGATCAGGGCCCAGCGCAGGTACCCCTGGAAATGGAAGTAGTCGACCAGGTAGGACATCGTGCTGAGCACGAACAGCAGCCCCCAGATCTTGAGATAGAGGCTGATCGGATGTTGCTGGCCTGCGACGGGGTCCATGATGGTCCTCACCAGAGATAGAACAGCGCAAAGATGAACACCCACACCAGGTCCACGAAGTGCCAGTACAGCCCGGCGATCTCGACGATCTGGTAGTTGCCGGCCTTGTCGTAGTCGCCGCGCAAGAGCTTGAAGGCCACGGTGAACAGGAAGACCACGCCGGCCGACACGTGCAGCCCGTGGAAGCCCGTGATCATGAAGAAGGCCGAGCCGAATTGCGCGGCCCCCATCGGATTGCCCCAGGGCCGCACGCCCTCCTCGAGGATCAGCTTGGACCACTCGAAGGCCTGCATGCCGACGAAGATTTCGCCGCAGGTCGCGGTCACGAGCATCAGCGTGGCGGCGTTCACGCGGTCGCGGCGGTAGGCGAAATTGACCGCCATCGCCATCGTGCCGCTGCTGCTGATGAGCACGAAGGTCATGATCGCGATCAGCAGCAGCGGGATGTCGGCGCCCCCCACATGGAGCGCGAACACCTCGCTCGGGCTGGGCCACGGCACGGTGGTCGAGGCGCGCACCGTCATGTAGCCGGTCAGGAAGCAGCTGAAGACGAAGGTGTCGCTGAGCAGGAAGATCCACATCATCGCCTTGCCCCACGACACGTGGAAGGCCTGGCGGTCGGAGGACCAGTCGGCTATCAGCCCGCGCCAGCCGCTGGCGGCGAGGGTCGGACTCAAGGGCCTTGCGGCGATCGTTGCGGTGTTGTTCATGGGACGCCTCCTCAGGATGTGCCGCAGATGAAGCGCGCCACCTCCGGCGTCACCCAGCCCAGCAGCGCGAACAGCACCAGCCACACCGCCAGCATGAAGTGCCAGTAGCGCGCGCACAGCGCAATGCGCCATGCGGCCCGGGCCGGATCGGGCCATGCGGCGTTCGCCGTCCAGGCCCACCCGACCAGCCCGCCCGCCAGGTGGAGCCCGTGCATGGCGGTCAACAGGTAGAAGAAGCTGCCCGCCGGATTTCCGGCCGGCATCACCTGCGCGCTCAGCAGCGCCTGCCAGGCCCACAGCTGCGCGCCCAGGAAGGCCACTGCGAAGAGGCCGCCGGCGAGCAGCAGGCGGCGGGCCCGCATCGGGGCGCGACGGCGCGCTGCGCCGCCGGCCCATTGCAGCGCCGCGCTGCCCGCCACCAGCAGCGCCGAACTGAGCCAGAGCTGCCACGGCAGCGCGATCGTCATCGAATCGTCGCCGCCCATGCGCATCACGTAGGCCACGATGAAGAGCGAGAACAACGCGGTGGCCACGCCCATGAAGACCCACAGGCCGATGCTGGCCGCGCTCGCGTGCGCGTCGCGAGGCAGGCCGCCGCGGAGGCTCCAAGCGGTGCCCGCGCTCATGCCGGCGCTCCCCGGACCTCGCTCTGGCCCTGCGGCTCGGGCTCCCCGGGCCCGGCTTCCGGCGGTGCGTTCTGTGGTATGAAATCCTCCGCCGCACCCGGCTCTCCATAGGCATAGGCCCACCGGTAGACCACCGGCAGCCGCGGCCCCCAGTTGCCGTGGCCCGGCGGCGTGGCGGGCGTCTGCCATTCGAGCGAGGCGGCGCGCCATGGATTGGCGTCGGCCCGCTGCCCGCGCCAGGCGCTCCAGGCGAGATTGGCGATGAACAGCAGCTGCGCCACGCCGACGATCAGCGCGACCACGGTGATGAACGTGTTCAGGCTGAATGCCGAGGGCGGGATGAACGCGTAGCCGTCGAAGTTGTAGTAGCGCCGCGGCATGCCCAGCACGCCCAGGTAGTGCATCGGAAAATAGATCAGGTAGGTGCCGAGGAAGGTGATCCAGAAATGCAGCCGGCCGAGCCGGTCGTCGAGCATGCGGCCCGTGACCTTGGGGAACCAGTGGTAGATGCCGCCGAACACCACCAGCAGCGGCGCCACGCCCATCACCATGTGGAAGTGCGCCACCACGAAATAGGTGCCCGACAGCGGAATGTCCACGCTCACGTTGCCGAGGAACAGGCCCGTGAGCCCGCCGATCAGGAAGGTGCACAGGAAGGCCAGCGCGAACAGCATCGGCACCGTCAGGTGGATGTCGCCGCGCCACAGCGTCAGGATCCAGTTGTAGACCTTGATCGCGGTGGGCACCGCGATGATCAGCGTGGTGGTCGCGAAGAAGAAGCCGAAGTACGGGTTCATGCCGCTCACGAACATGTGGTGCGCCCACACCACCACGCTGAGCGCGCCGATGGCGACGATGGCCCACACCATCATGCGGTAGCCGAAGATGCACTTGCGCGCGTGCACGCTGATCAGGTCGGACACGATGCCGAAGGCCGGCAGCGCCACGATGTAGACCTCCGGATGGCCGAAGAACCAGAACAGGTGCTGGAACAGCAGCGGGCTGCCGCCCTTGTAGCCCGTCACCTGGCCCATCGACACCAGCGCCGGCATGAAGAAGCTGGTGCCCAGCGTGCGGTCGAGCAGCAGCATCACGCCGCTGACGAACAGCGCCGGGAAGCCGAGCAGCGCGAGGATGGTGGCCACGAAGATGCCCCACACCGTGAGCGGCATGCGCAGCAGCGTCATGCCTTCGCAGCGTGCCTGCAGCACGGTGGTCACGTAGTTGAGGCCGCCCATCGTGGTCGCCACGATGAAGATGAGCAGCGACACCAGCATCAGCACGATGCCGCCCGCATGGCCCGGCGTGCCGGGCAGGATCGACTGCGGCGGGTACAGCGTCCAGCCCGCGCCGGTCGGTCCGCCCGCGACGAAGAAGCTCGCCATCAGGACCACCACCGACAGCAGGTAGACCCAGAAGCTCAGCATGTTGAGGTAGGGGAACACCATGTCCCGCGCCCCCACCATCAGCGGAATCAGGTAGTTGCCGAAGCCGCCGAGGAACAGCGCCGTGAGCAGGTAGATCACCATGATCATCCCGTGCATGGTCACGAACTGGTAGTAGCGCTCGGCGTTGATGAACTCGAACTGGCCCGGAAAGCCCAGCTGCAGCCGCATCAGGTTGGACAGCACCACGCCCACCACGCCCACCGCGATGGCGGTGCAGGCGTACTGGACGGCGATCACCTTGTGGTCCTGGCTCCAGACGTAGCGGGTCAGGAAACTCTGCGGCGCGGGGTGCCCGGCGTCGTCGGCGTGGGACATGGCATGCCCCGTGGGCGAAGAAGAGTTCATCGCGGGGCCTTCTGTTCGGCGGCAGCCTGCGCCGGCGGACTGCCCAGACTCTGGATGTAGGCCACCAGCGCGGCCAGTTCTTCATCGGTCATTTCGATCTTGGGCATGACCGGCGGGAAGCCCTTCACGTGGCGGGCCTGCGGGTCGCGGATGAAGCTGCGCAGATAGGCTTCGTCGACCAGCGCGGTGGAGCCGTCCGCCATGGTTTCGGTCTTGCCGTGCAGGCCCTTCCAGGTCGGCCCCACGCGCGGGCTGCCGTCGACCGTGTGGCAGGCCACGCAGCCCTTGGCGTCCGCCAGCGCGCGGCCCTGTTCGACGCGCGTGCCGCCGGCCGCCGCGGCACCGGCCGGGGGCTCGGGCGCCTTGGCCTGCGACCTGGCGAAGGTCGGCAGCGCCGCGTGCCAGGCCTTGTAACTCGCCGGATCTTCCACCACCACGTAGCCGCGCATGTTGGGATGGCCCACGCCGCACAGCTGCGCGCACAGCGCTTCGTAGCGGCCCGCGACGGTCGGCGTGAACCAGAAGCGGCTGACCTGTCCCGGCACCATGTTCATCCGGGCGCGGAAGTTCGGCACGAAGAAGTCGTGCAGCACATCGTTCGAACGCATCAGCACCAGCACCGGCTTGCCGAGCGGCAGGTGCACCTCGTTGCCGGCGATCAGGAGATCGTCCTGCCCGGCCCGGTCGGCGGGGTCGACCCCGAACGGATTGGTGGCGCTGACAAAGCGCGCATCGGTCGCGCCGAGCTTGCCGTCCTCTCCCGGGAAGCGGAAGCGCCACTGCCATTGCTGGCCCAGCACCTCCAGCACGAGGGAGTCGTGGGGTTCCCTGACATAGTTCGCGTACACCACGAGGCCGGGCGCCAGCAGCGCCATGATGCCGACGGTGGTGCCGCCGATCAGCCAGCGCTCGAGCTTCCTGTTCTCGGGCTCATGCGCCGCACGGTGTCCCTCGCGGTGGCGAAAGCGCACCAGCATGTAGGCGATGAACACGTTGATGGCGATGAAGAAGATCCCCGTGATCACCAGCGTGATGGTCAGGGTGTCGTCCATCAGCTGCCAGTTCGAAGCAAGGGGCGTCGTCCACCACGGATTGAAGACGTGGAACAGCACCGAGGCGAGCACGACGAGCAGCAGGGCGACGGCCATGATCATGTGCGCTCCCTCGGCTCGGCATGGGTTCGGGGCTCATGCGCGCTTCAGAGAAACGCCGGGACTTGCGGCTCTTCGCCCTCGAACCGGGCTTCGGGATGCGCGGAGCGCAGCAGCGCCTCGATGTCCCGCACGCGCGAGCGCGGCAAGTCCACCATCAGCAGGATCTGTCCCCGCGCGATGGCGCCCTCGAAACGCTGCAGCCTGGGGCTCGGGATGGAAATGCCGATCATGCTGGCCGACCAGGCGCCGACCACGCCCCCCACGATGGCCACCAGCACAGCCACCTCCCATTCGGGGCCGTCGCCGGTGATCGGGAACAGCAGCGCGGCCGCGAGGCCGACCAAGATGCCGCAGGCACTGCCGACCACCCACCCGGTCTTGGCTGCGTGGACGAGGTCCGAGGTTTGCCACACGTTGGCCGCATGGAGCCCGGCCATGTCCATGCCTTCCGGTCCGGCGAAATGAATGTGCGCAACGTCGACGCGTGCCCACACCAGATCGTCCATCGCCTGCCTGGCGCTCGCCAGGTCCGGCATCAGCCAGTAGATGCGCCTCTTCATAGCGCCCCCTTTCGTCTTGCGACGAGTCAAGGAACCATGAATGACTTATATGCCCAAGGAAGGCCGCCATCAAGTGGCCGCCGCATTTCACGCGGCAGCGGCATGGGGGTTATTGCCAAGCCATCTTTTTTTGACCGATTGGATAATTTAGCTCATCATTCCGGCCCTGTTGCCCGCCATCACAAGGTACGCCACGATGAACCCGCACCCCCTGCGCAGCCGCTTCTGGTCCGACCTGACCAGCGAAGAGTTCTCCCGCCTCGACCGCGAACGGCTCATTGCCGTGCTGCCGGTGGGCGCGACCGAGCAGCACGGCCCCCACCTGCCGATGTCGACCGACACCGCCACCATCGACGGCATGGTGCAGGCCGCGCTGCCGCACCTGCCGGACGAGCTGCCGGTGCTCTTCCTGCCCACGGTCGCCTACGGCAAGAGCAACGAGCATTCGCGCTATCCGGGCACGCTGACCGTCTCGGCCACCACGCTGATCTCGCTGTGGAAGGACATCGGCGCCTGCGTGGCCAAGGCCGGTGTGCGCAAGCTGGTGCTCTACAACAGCCACGGCGGCCAGATGAGCGTGATGGACATCGTGGCGCGCGACCTGCGCGAGGAACACGGCATGATGGTCGTGGCCGCCAACTGGTATACGCTGGGCCTGCCCGAAGGGCTCTTCACCGCGCACGAAGGCCGGCACGGCATCCATGCCGGCGACCTCGAAAGCTCGGTGATGCTGCACCTTGCGCCGGACGACGTGCGTCCCGACCAGTTCCGCAACTTCCGCTCGATGACCGAAGACCTCGCCGCCGAGAACAAATTCCTCTCGATCACGCCCAGCGGCAAGCTCGGCTGGCAGATGCACGACATCAATCCCGCGGGCGCGGCCGGCGATGCCACGCGCGCCACCGCCGAAAAGGGCGCCGCGGTGCTCGACCACGTGGGGCGGCGCTTCGTTGAACTGCTGCAGGAGGTGGACCGCTTCCCGCTGTCGCGCCTCGCCAATGTTCCCGCCTGGCGCTAGGCTCGCACCCACCATGGAAAGCCTCGCACCCTCTTCCCCGCCTTCCCCGCCGCTGGTCAGCCTGCGCCGCGTCAGCAAGCGCTTTGCCAACGGCACGCTCGCGCTGCAGGGCATGACCCTCGACATCGGCGAGCACGACTTCATCAGCTTTCTCGGCCCCTCGGGCTGCGGCAAGAGCACCGCGCTGCGGCTGATCGCCGGCTTGACCCGGCTCAGTTCGGGCGAAATGCACTGGTCCGGCGCCAACAGCGGCAAGACGCAGAGCGACCGCGACCTGGGCTTCGTGTTCCAGGAGCCCACGCTCATGCCCTGGGCCAAGGTGTTCGACAACGTCTGGCTGCCGCTCAAGCTCGCCGGCCAGAGCCGTGATGCGGCGGCGCCGGTGGTGCAGCAGGCGCTCGAGATGGTCGGCCTCTCGCGCTTTGCGGGCGTGTACCCGCGCGAGCTGTCGGGCGGCATGAAGATGCGCGTGTCGATCGCGCGCGCGCTGGTCACGCATCCGCGCCTGCTGCTGATGGACGAGCCCTTTGCCGCACTCGACGAGATGACGCGCATCAAGCTCAACAACGACCTGCTCGCGATCTGGCGCGAGCACCGCTTCTCAGTGGTGTTCGTCACGCACAGCGTCTACGAGTCGGTGTACCTCTCGAACCGCATCGTGGTGATGGCCGCGCGCCCGGGCCGCGTGATCGACGAGATCCGCATCGACGAGCCCTATCCGCGTGGCGAAGACTTCCGCACCTCGAGCCGCTACAACGCGCACTGCACCGCGGTGTCGCAATCCCTGCATGGAGCCCTGCATGGCGTCGACATCGATCACTGAGCCCGTCGCGCTCGCCGACGCGGACACGGCGCCTTCCGAGGCCGCGCTGCGCGCGCACGAAGACAGGCTGCGCCGGCGCGAATCGATGCTGCGCATCGCGGTGCCCGCGGGCATCGTCATCGCACTGCTGCTGGCCTGGGAATGGATGGTGCGCGCCAACAACATCCCGCACTACATCCTGCCCGCGCCCTCGCTCATCCTGAAGACACTGTTCGACAACTGGGCCTCGCTCTCGAGCGCGCTGTGGTTCACCGTGAAGCTCACGCTGCTCGCGCTCGGCGCGGCCATCGTGGGCGGCGTGCTGCTGGCGATTGCCTTCGCGCTCTTCAAGTGGGTGGAGATCGGCCTGTTCCCGATCGCGGTGATCCTGCAGGTGACGCCGATCATCGCGATCGCGCCGCTGATCCTGATCTACGTGTCGAGCACCACCGCGGCGCTCCTGCTGTGCGCCTGGATCGTGGCCTTCTTCCCGATCCTGTCGAACACCGTCATCGGCCTGAAAAGCGCCGACAGCAACCTGCGCGACCTGTTCCAGCTCTACAAGGCCTCGCCGTGGCAGACCTTCCGCCATCTGCTCGCGCCCAGTGCGCTGCCGTACTTCATGGCGGGCCTGAAGATCGCGGGTGGGCTGAGCCTGATCGGCGCCGTGGTGGCCGAGTTCACGGCCGGCACGGCGGGCAAGGAGACGGGGCTGGCCTCGCGCATCCTCGAATCGAGCTTCCGCACCGAGATCCCGATGATGTTCGCGGCACTGCTCTTGGTGTCGTTGCTGGGCATCGTGATCTTCATCGTGTTCGCGGCACTGTCGCGCCTCGTGCTCGGCCATTGGCACGAAAGCGAAATGCGCCGTGAACGCTAGGACCATCGTGCCTGCCGTCGATTGGGAGGCCGTGCGCGCCGACCTGCGCGGGCTCAACCTCGTCACCGCGCCGGCCCAGCGCAAGCAGCTGTCGAAGGACTTCTACTGGTACAGCCCCATCCTCAGCGCGCAGCTCGCGGGCTGCGTGGCCGACCTCGTGGTCAAGGTCAGCACCGAGGACGACGTGCGCCAGGCCGCGGCCGTGGCTGCGAAGTGGAAGCTGCCGCTCACCGTGCGCGCCGGCGGCACCGGCAACTACGGCCAGTGCGTGCCGCTCGAGGGCGGCGTCGTGCTCGACGTGACGCAGATGTGCCGCGTGCTCGACATCCAGGAGGGCCGCATGCGCGTGGAGGCAGGGGCGCGCATGCACGACATCGACCTTGCGGCGCGCGAGACCGGCCAGGCGCTGCGCATGTGGCCCTCGACCTGGCACGTGGCCACGATCGGCGGCTTCATCGCGGGCGGCTTCGGCGGCATCGGCTCATTCCGCCACGGCATCCTGCGCGACCCCGGCAACCTGCTGCGCGCGCGCGTGATGACGGTGGAGCGCGAGCCGCGCATCATCGAACTGCATGGCGACGAGATCCAGCAGGTGCACCATGCCTACGGCACCAACGGCGTGATCCTCGACGTGGAAGTGGCGCTGAGCCCGGCCGTCGAGTGGGTGCACTGCACGGTGCTGTTCGACACCTACCGCGGCGCACTGGACTTCGGCATCGCCGCGCAGGCGCCGACGCTCGACATCTTCCTGCTCTCGACGGTCGAGGCGCGCTTCTCGCCCTACTACACGGCCATGCGCGATCGCTTTCCTGCCGACCGGCATGCGGTGTTCGCGATGGTCTCGCCCGAGTCGATGGCCGATTTCCGCGCGCTGGCCGCTGCGCATCGCGGCACCATCTCCGTCGCCGGTACCGAGCCCGATCTGCTCGCCGAGGGCCTGCCGCCCGCCTATGAATGCGCGTTCAACCACACGACGCTGCAGGCGCTGAAAGCGGATCGCAGCTGGACCTACCTGCAGGTGGCCTACGCCCAACCCTTCGACCCGGCCGTGGTCGAACGGCATCTGCAAATCTTCGGCGACGACGTGCTGCAGCACCAGGACTTCGCGCGCGCCGGCGGCGAATGCGGCACCTTCGGCATCCTGCTCGTGCGCTGGAAGGGCGAGGCTCACCAGTACGAAGTGATCCGCGAGATCGAGTCGCAGGGCGGCTGCAAGATCTTCAACCCGCACGTGGTCACCATCGAGGACGGCGGCATGAAGACCATCGACACGCAGCAGATCGAGTTCAAGAAGCGCAGCGATCCGATGGGCTTGATGAACCCCGGCAAGACGCGCGGCTGGACTTCCGATATGGCTGTCGAGCGTTGAAATGAAGCGTCGCTTGGTCGTCTGTCGCGTTGGTGGTTTCGAGCGCTGCTGTTCGGGGCGCGCTCCCGCCGACGGGGTACCTTGCTCCGCGAATGTCCCCCGGCCTTCGGCCTCCTCCTTTATTTCGCTGCGCAAGGCACCCCATCGACGGGAGCGTTATCAGCAACGGTCGTTGATCGCGGTTCACCGACAGCGTGCCCAGGTGCACAGGGCGTCGGGTGCTTCCCGCAGCGAAATAAAGGAGGAGGGGCGCAGCCCCGGGGGACATTCGCGGAGGGAAGTACCCGGCGGCCTGTGCACGCGCCCCGAACTGCACCGAACTTGCAGCCTCGTCCATCGAACGATGGCCAAGCTGACATGAGAATATCCCGTCGAATTCACACCAGGAGTCCACTGCCATGCGCGTTCCCGCTCTGACAATCCGTCCGCTTGCTCTAGCCCTCGCCCTCTCGGCCGCCGCCTTCGCCGCACAGGCGCAGGAAAAAGTGGTGTTCGCCACCAACTGGAAGGCGCAGGCCGGCCACGGCGGCTTCTACCAGGCGCTGGTGGACGGCACCTACAAGAAGTACGGCCTCGACGTCGACATCCAGCAGGGCGGACCGATGGTCAACAACCGGCCGATGCTGCCGGCCGGCAAGGTCGACTTCCTGATGACAGGCAACCTGCTGCAGTCCTTCGACAACGTCAAGAACGGCGTGCCCACGGTGGTGGTCGCGGCCTTCTTCCAGAAGGATCCGCAGGCCATGTTCGCGCATCCGGGCCAGGGCTTCGACACCTTCAAGGACATGGCCAAGGCGCCCGTGGCCTTCATCGGCAAGGACGGCCAGTTCAGCTTCTGGCAGTGGATGAAGTCGGAGCACGGCTTCAAGGATTCGCAGCTCAAGCCCTACACCTTCAATGTCGGCCCGTTCCTCGCGGACAAGAAGTCGATCCAGCAGGGCTACGCCATTTCGGAGCCGCTTTCGATCAAGGCCCAGGCCGGCTTCGATCCCGTGGTGCAGCTCTTGGCCGACAACGGCTTCTCGACCTACTCGACCACCATCGAGACGCGCGCCGACCTCGTCAAGACCAAGCCCGAGACGGTGCGCAAGTTCGTAGAGGCCTCGATCATCGGCTGGAACAACTACCTCTACGGCGACAACAAGGCCGCCAACGAGATGATCGCCAAGATCAACCCCGACTCGCCCGTCGCCGCGTCGCAGGGCTCGATCGAGCTCATGAAGAAGATGGGCATCGTCGACAGCGGCGAGTCGCTCACCAAGGGCATCGGCGCGATGGACGAGGCCCGCGTGAAGGACTTCTACGACAAGATGGTGAAGGCCGGCCTCTACAAGCCCGGCGAGGTCGATCTCTCGAAGGTCGTGACCACGCAGTTCGTCAACAAGGGCGTCGGTGTCGACGTCCGCAAGAAGCTCGCTGGAAAGTAGGCGCCGATTTTTCCCGCGGGCCGCGCGGGGCTTGCGCCGGGGTCAGATGCCGGCGCCTGGGTTGCCATAAGGCACTGCGCGGCTCTTCATTCCCTGGGCTCTGACCCCGTCTCGCCGAACCGGCGAACCGGCCCTCCCCATGAAAACGCTCGTCGTCCACTGCCATCCGAACCCTGACAGCTTCAACCACGCGCTCTACCGCACCGCGCTCGAGGCCCTCCAGCCGCGGCACCCCGTCAAGGCCATCGACCTCTACGCCGAAGGCTTCGACCCCACGCTGACGCGCGAAGAGCGCATCGCCTATCTCGACAACCCCGAACTGATCCGCGAACGCGTCAAGCCGCATGTCGAAGCGCTGCTGTGGGCCGAGCACCTGGTGTTCGTCTATCCCACCTGGTTCCACGGGCCGCCGTCGATGCTCAAGGGCTGGCTCGAACGGGTGTGGCTGCCGGGCGTGGCCTTCCTGCCGGCGCAACGCAAGGGGCAGCTCGCGAGGTCGGGCATGCGGCACATCCGGCGGCTGACGGTGGTGACCACGGGCGGCTCGCCGCGCTGGTTCGTGATGCTCATCGGCGACCCGGGCCGGCGGCTCTTCACGCGCGCGCTGCGGGCGCTGTTCGCGTGGCGCTGCAAGGTCACGTGGCTGCAGCTGCACGACATGAACGCCGTCACCGCGCGCGACCGCACCCATTTCATCGAACGCGTTGCGCGCAAGCTGCAGAGCATCTAGCCAGGGAGACAACACCATGAGCCTCGAACGCACGCTCACCGTCCGCGTCGAACGCATCTCGCGCGAGACGCCGGAAATCCTGGCCTTCGAGCTGATCCACCCCTGGGGCCGCGCGCTGCCGGGCTACGAGGCCGGTGCGCACATCGACGTGCACATGCCGGGCGGCTTCTCGCGCCAGTATTCGCTGGCGCGCGCGCCGTCGAATGCCGGCTCTTACGTGATCGGCGTGAAGCGCGAAGCCGAAAGCCGCGGCGGCTCGGCCTCGATGCACGAGCGCGTGCGCAAGGGCGACCTGCTCGCGATCAGCGCGCCGCGCAACACCTTTGCGCTGCGCGAGGAAGCGAAGCACCACCTGCTGCTGGCCGGCGGCATCGGCATGACGCCGCTGCTGGCGATGGCGCAGGCACTCGCGGCGCGCGGTGACTCGTTCACGCTCTGCGTGTTCGCACGCAGCGAGGAGCACCTGGCCTTTGCCGATGCGCTGCATTCGCCTGCGCTGGCGCCGCACCTGCGCCTGCACCTCGACCAGGGCGACGCCTCGCAGCGCATCGACCTGCGCGCGCTGCTGGCCGAGCGCGCGCCTGATACGCACCTGTACGTCTGCGGCCCCGGCGGCTTCATGAAGGCAGTGCGCGAGGCCGCGGCGCATTGGCCCGGGGACACGCTGCACGCCGAATACTTCGCCGCCCCCACCGATGCGAACACGAGCACCGGCCTGCCCTTCACGCTGAAGCTCGCGCAGCGCGGCATCAGCGTGCCGGTGGCGGCCGACCAGACCGCCGTCGATGCGCTGCGCGAAGTGGGCATCGACATTCCCGTGTCATGCCAGCAGGGCCTGTGCGGCACCTGCGTGGTCGAGGGCGATGGTGAAGGCGCCGAGCACCGCGACTTCTGCCTCACGGGCAGCGAGCGGCGCCACAAGGTGGCCTTGTGCTGCTCGCGCGCCAAGGGCCTGGAACTGGTGCTTCAGCTGTGAGCATCGAGGAAGAAAGCGACGGCGAGGCGCCCGCCACGCGCGGCCGCTCGCGCAAGTACACGCAGGTGCTCGGCCTCATCAACCAGGCCGCCATCGAGGTGTTTGCAAGCGAGGGCCTGGCCGGCGCATCGACCCAGGCCATTGCCGACAAGGCCGGGCTCTCGAAGGCGCAGCTGCACTACTACATCGAGAGCAAGGAAGCGCTCTACCGGCAGATCCTGCAGGACATCCTCAACGACTGGATCGTGGTGTTCGGCTTTGCCGACGAGGCCTTCGGCCCGCGCAAGGTGCTGGGCGACCTGATCCGCCGCAAGATGGTGTTCTCGTTCGAGCACCCGCTGCGCTCGCGCATCTTCACGGCCGAGATGATGCGCGGCGCGCCGGTGCTCAACACCATGATGGACACGAGCAAGCAGCGCACCGACCAGGCCGCCGCCGTCATACAGAACTGGATGAACCAGGGCCTGATGGACACCGCCGACCCGATGCTGGTGCTGTTCCACATCTGGGCGGTGACGCAGTTCTATGCCGACCACGCCACGCAGGCCGCGTACTTCCGCGACGTGGCGCAGCAGGGCGACGATAAAGACCGGCGCTACCTGATCGAGCAGGTGACCGAATTCCTGCTGAAAGGCGCGGGCGTCAGGTAGGGCGGGACTTTTTGCGGAACACCGCGGAACCGGCTTTGCCGGGCCGCAGGTGTTGCCCCCGGCGAGGGGGTTGGCGAAGCGACACGCAGTGCGCGAAGCTTGGGGGAGTGCCTATTTCGGCAGGTACATGGTGGCTTCGACCTCCACCAGCACCTCGTCGCCCGGCAGGAAGCGCGACACCTCGACCACCGTGCTGACCGGCGGCTCGCCCGGATAGAACAGGCCGCGCACGCGGTTGTAGAACGCGTAGTGCGGCAGGTGGCGGAAGTATTGCACCAGCTTCACCACGTCTTCCATGGTGCCGCCGTGTTCGGCCGCGATCTGGCGGATGCGCTCGAGCACGAACCAGCTCTGCGCCACGATGGGGGCCTCGAAGATGTCGACCGACATCTGCCCCGTGGCATAGCCCAGGCCCTGCAGGGCCGTGCGGGCTTCCTCGGGAATGGCGTCGTAGCCGGCCACGGCACGGCGCGTGGCCGGATCGACCGCAACCACGCCGCTCATGAAGACGAAATCGCCCACGCGCTTGGCGGCGGCGTAGTTGGCCATTGGTTTGCCCATGCTCATCGTGTTGGCTCCAGAATTTTTTGACCGCCTCGGATCACGATGCGCCGGCGTCCGCGCGGACCGACGAGTTCATGCTCGCCGGTGGCTGCGAGCAGCACCAGGTCCGCGGGGCAGCCCGGTGCGATGCGGCCGTCCCACGCAAGGCCGAGCGCCTTCGCGGGGCTGAGGGTGATCGCGTCGAGCCATTCGTC from Variovorax sp. V93 includes the following:
- a CDS encoding cytochrome C oxidase subunit IV family protein, translated to MDPVAGQQHPISLYLKIWGLLFVLSTMSYLVDYFHFQGYLRWALIITFMLLKAGLIVAVFMHMAWERLSLVYAILVPPLCLLVLVGLMAAEGGHTFLTRLQFFH
- a CDS encoding heme-copper oxidase subunit III family protein; the protein is MNNTATIAARPLSPTLAASGWRGLIADWSSDRQAFHVSWGKAMMWIFLLSDTFVFSCFLTGYMTVRASTTVPWPSPSEVFALHVGGADIPLLLIAIMTFVLISSSGTMAMAVNFAYRRDRVNAATLMLVTATCGEIFVGMQAFEWSKLILEEGVRPWGNPMGAAQFGSAFFMITGFHGLHVSAGVVFLFTVAFKLLRGDYDKAGNYQIVEIAGLYWHFVDLVWVFIFALFYLW
- a CDS encoding cytochrome c oxidase subunit 3; its protein translation is MSAGTAWSLRGGLPRDAHASAASIGLWVFMGVATALFSLFIVAYVMRMGGDDSMTIALPWQLWLSSALLVAGSAALQWAGGAARRRAPMRARRLLLAGGLFAVAFLGAQLWAWQALLSAQVMPAGNPAGSFFYLLTAMHGLHLAGGLVGWAWTANAAWPDPARAAWRIALCARYWHFMLAVWLVLFALLGWVTPEVARFICGTS
- the ctaD gene encoding cytochrome c oxidase subunit I — encoded protein: MSHADDAGHPAPQSFLTRYVWSQDHKVIAVQYACTAIAVGVVGVVLSNLMRLQLGFPGQFEFINAERYYQFVTMHGMIMVIYLLTALFLGGFGNYLIPLMVGARDMVFPYLNMLSFWVYLLSVVVLMASFFVAGGPTGAGWTLYPPQSILPGTPGHAGGIVLMLVSLLIFIVATTMGGLNYVTTVLQARCEGMTLLRMPLTVWGIFVATILALLGFPALFVSGVMLLLDRTLGTSFFMPALVSMGQVTGYKGGSPLLFQHLFWFFGHPEVYIVALPAFGIVSDLISVHARKCIFGYRMMVWAIVAIGALSVVVWAHHMFVSGMNPYFGFFFATTTLIIAVPTAIKVYNWILTLWRGDIHLTVPMLFALAFLCTFLIGGLTGLFLGNVSVDIPLSGTYFVVAHFHMVMGVAPLLVVFGGIYHWFPKVTGRMLDDRLGRLHFWITFLGTYLIYFPMHYLGVLGMPRRYYNFDGYAFIPPSAFSLNTFITVVALIVGVAQLLFIANLAWSAWRGQRADANPWRAASLEWQTPATPPGHGNWGPRLPVVYRWAYAYGEPGAAEDFIPQNAPPEAGPGEPEPQGQSEVRGAPA
- a CDS encoding c-type cytochrome, which produces MIMAVALLLVVLASVLFHVFNPWWTTPLASNWQLMDDTLTITLVITGIFFIAINVFIAYMLVRFRHREGHRAAHEPENRKLERWLIGGTTVGIMALLAPGLVVYANYVREPHDSLVLEVLGQQWQWRFRFPGEDGKLGATDARFVSATNPFGVDPADRAGQDDLLIAGNEVHLPLGKPVLVLMRSNDVLHDFFVPNFRARMNMVPGQVSRFWFTPTVAGRYEALCAQLCGVGHPNMRGYVVVEDPASYKAWHAALPTFARSQAKAPEPPAGAAAAGGTRVEQGRALADAKGCVACHTVDGSPRVGPTWKGLHGKTETMADGSTALVDEAYLRSFIRDPQARHVKGFPPVMPKIEMTDEELAALVAYIQSLGSPPAQAAAEQKAPR
- a CDS encoding DUF1269 domain-containing protein is translated as MKRRIYWLMPDLASARQAMDDLVWARVDVAHIHFAGPEGMDMAGLHAANVWQTSDLVHAAKTGWVVGSACGILVGLAAALLFPITGDGPEWEVAVLVAIVGGVVGAWSASMIGISIPSPRLQRFEGAIARGQILLMVDLPRSRVRDIEALLRSAHPEARFEGEEPQVPAFL